The proteins below come from a single Bacteroidales bacterium WCE2004 genomic window:
- a CDS encoding glutamate formiminotransferase, which yields MNRIIECVPNYSEGRDPAVIDAIVSSIGSVPGVQVLHVDRGEAANRTVVTFAGAPEAVVEAAFRGSATAQERIDMRLHHGTHPRTGAVDVLPLVPVSGITLAECAAMARGLAERMFRELGIPCFCYEAAAFRPERQNLAVCRIGEYEGLQARMADPDKRPDFCGGWDERAARSGASNVGARNFLIAVNFNLNTTSAELATEIACDVRQKGRKGPDGRWIPGLLKGCKAIGWYIEEYGIAQVSMNVTDIDATPLHVAYETVCRAAAARGLRVTGTEIIGLVPRRVLLEAGRHFLGADADEATLVQTAVQAMHLDDLKPFDPQKKVIEYLLKETI from the coding sequence ATGAACCGCATCATCGAATGTGTCCCCAACTACAGCGAAGGCCGTGACCCGGCCGTGATCGACGCCATCGTTTCCTCCATCGGCTCCGTCCCCGGCGTGCAGGTGCTGCACGTGGACCGGGGCGAGGCCGCCAACCGCACCGTCGTGACGTTCGCCGGCGCGCCGGAGGCGGTCGTGGAGGCCGCGTTCCGCGGCAGCGCGACCGCGCAGGAGCGCATCGACATGCGCCTGCACCACGGCACGCACCCGCGTACGGGCGCGGTCGACGTGCTGCCGCTGGTCCCCGTGTCCGGGATCACGCTCGCCGAGTGCGCCGCCATGGCGCGCGGGCTCGCGGAGCGGATGTTCCGGGAGCTGGGCATCCCCTGTTTCTGCTACGAGGCGGCCGCCTTCCGGCCGGAGCGGCAGAACCTCGCGGTGTGCCGGATCGGCGAATACGAGGGCCTGCAGGCCCGGATGGCCGATCCCGACAAGCGGCCGGACTTCTGCGGCGGCTGGGACGAGCGGGCCGCCCGCAGCGGCGCCTCCAACGTCGGCGCGCGCAACTTCCTGATCGCCGTCAATTTCAACCTCAATACCACTTCCGCGGAGCTGGCCACCGAAATCGCCTGCGACGTGCGGCAGAAGGGCCGCAAGGGCCCCGACGGCCGCTGGATCCCCGGCCTGCTCAAGGGCTGCAAGGCCATCGGCTGGTACATCGAAGAGTATGGCATCGCCCAGGTGTCGATGAACGTCACCGACATCGATGCCACGCCCCTGCACGTGGCCTATGAGACCGTCTGCCGGGCCGCCGCGGCGCGCGGGCTGCGCGTCACGGGCACGGAGATCATCGGCCTGGTGCCGCGCCGCGTGCTGCTGGAGGCCGGCCGCCACTTCCTCGGGGCGGACGCCGACGAAGCCACGCTGGTGCAGACCGCCGTCCAGGCGATGCACCTGGACGACCTCAAGCCCTTCGACCCGCAGAAGAAAGTGATCGAATACCTGCTTAAAGAAACGATATGA
- a CDS encoding GDSL-like Lipase/Acylhydrolase family protein: MTTGKHFLACLLLLAVPVCRSEAQEFPASDSRITWVGRTAARGADVSFDWSGVYALVRFHGDTLKLRASDTGKDYFNVWYDRDAMTALPDATFCLSSKDTTLTLFAGAPGEHRLIVQKRTEGEQGCATFHAFCADSLGQARPVRGRVIEFVGDSYTCGYGTLSDSARDPFTPETEDCNRTYAAVIARHFGADFWLVAHSGMGIARNYGDMLPGYYMPDRYLQTFDERKQPAWAADKYGVKPALTVIYLATNDASSRKQPTREAFVNNYLTLIRRIKDNYGEAHPVLCVVPKGRDIMFDYIKAAMLACQMRNVTYMVLTGSVHDSAGELGASYHPNWRGQLKKAYAIIPYVSTLTGWPLEDEPLR; this comes from the coding sequence ATGACCACAGGAAAACACTTTCTCGCCTGCCTCCTGCTGCTCGCGGTCCCCGTCTGCCGCAGCGAGGCGCAGGAATTCCCCGCGTCCGACAGCCGCATCACCTGGGTGGGCCGCACCGCCGCCCGGGGCGCCGACGTCTCCTTCGACTGGAGCGGCGTCTACGCCCTCGTCCGCTTCCATGGCGACACGCTCAAGCTGCGCGCTTCCGACACCGGCAAGGACTATTTCAACGTCTGGTACGACCGCGATGCGATGACCGCCCTCCCCGATGCCACCTTCTGCCTGAGCAGCAAGGACACCACCCTCACGCTCTTCGCCGGCGCGCCCGGCGAGCACCGCCTGATCGTGCAGAAGCGCACGGAGGGCGAGCAGGGCTGCGCCACGTTCCACGCCTTCTGCGCCGACTCGCTCGGGCAGGCGCGTCCCGTGCGCGGGCGCGTGATTGAATTTGTCGGAGACTCCTACACCTGTGGCTACGGCACGCTGAGCGACAGCGCCCGCGACCCCTTCACCCCCGAGACGGAAGACTGCAACCGCACCTACGCGGCCGTCATCGCGCGCCATTTCGGCGCCGACTTCTGGCTCGTGGCGCATTCCGGGATGGGCATCGCACGCAACTACGGCGACATGCTTCCCGGCTATTACATGCCGGACCGCTACCTGCAGACCTTCGACGAGCGGAAGCAGCCCGCCTGGGCGGCGGACAAATACGGCGTCAAGCCGGCCCTGACGGTCATCTACCTGGCCACCAACGACGCCTCCAGCCGCAAGCAGCCCACGCGCGAGGCGTTCGTGAACAACTACCTCACCCTCATCCGGCGCATCAAGGACAACTACGGCGAGGCGCATCCCGTGCTCTGCGTCGTGCCCAAGGGGCGCGACATCATGTTCGACTACATCAAGGCGGCGATGCTCGCCTGCCAGATGAGGAACGTCACCTATATGGTGCTGACCGGCAGCGTCCACGACAGCGCGGGCGAGCTCGGCGCCAGCTACCACCCCAACTGGCGGGGCCAACTCAAGAAGGCCTACGCCATCATTCCCTATGTCTCCACGCTGACCGGATGGCCGCTGGAGGACGAACCTTTGCGCTAG
- a CDS encoding MBOAT, membrane-bound O-acyltransferase family, with protein sequence MNFLSISFWAAFCAFFLLYIFIKKWSRVAMLLWVVAFDLFFFWQANGWLMLLLPATAAVNFFLTELLRHPAGAPSRSDGNYFSGKFAEKPIPAPPSTTPTHNTRRAGWILALTVLLDLGTLVFFKYGGAFDSGIILPIGISFYTFQAISYSVDVYRGKYDGHPDFLEFCFYLSFFPLLLAGPITRAGRFLPQIRRAEPATRHELRLGLWLIVCGLLKKGVLADYLAVYNNLAFDSPAAYSGYELLMAALGYTMQIYLDFSGYSDLSIGIASLMGFRLDDNFRFPYRALNLTEFWRRWHISLSTWFRDYVYIPLGGNRKGEARTLLNNFLTMVVAGVWHGSTWMFVLWGALHGAGLAVHKLCRGWLKKIPDSWPVKAASWLLTMLFVMACWIFFRAGSLQDVGEIFRRIFTEFDFAYAAPFWAARRLWCVVLAVAMAGLLIPERTYNRLQAIFVRLPWIVIFVVFLLAVQLVIQLRSGDIQPFIYYQF encoded by the coding sequence ATGAACTTCCTCAGTATCAGCTTCTGGGCGGCATTCTGCGCCTTTTTCCTGCTCTATATCTTCATTAAGAAGTGGTCGCGCGTGGCGATGCTCCTCTGGGTGGTCGCCTTCGACCTGTTCTTCTTCTGGCAGGCCAACGGCTGGCTGATGTTGCTGCTGCCCGCCACCGCTGCCGTCAACTTCTTCCTGACCGAGCTGCTCCGCCACCCGGCGGGTGCCCCTTCGCGGTCGGACGGGAATTATTTTTCGGGCAAGTTTGCCGAAAAACCAATTCCCGCTCCGCCCTCCACAACGCCAACCCACAACACCCGCCGGGCGGGCTGGATCCTGGCGCTGACCGTGCTGCTGGACCTCGGCACGCTGGTGTTCTTCAAATACGGCGGCGCCTTCGACAGCGGCATCATCCTGCCCATCGGCATCTCGTTCTACACCTTCCAGGCGATCAGCTACTCCGTGGACGTCTACCGCGGCAAGTACGACGGCCACCCCGATTTCCTCGAATTCTGCTTCTACCTGTCCTTCTTCCCGCTCCTGCTCGCCGGACCGATCACGCGCGCCGGCCGCTTCCTGCCGCAGATCCGCCGCGCCGAGCCCGCCACGCGCCATGAACTGCGCCTGGGCCTCTGGCTCATCGTGTGCGGCCTGCTGAAGAAAGGCGTGCTGGCCGACTACCTGGCCGTCTACAACAACCTCGCGTTCGACTCCCCCGCCGCCTATTCCGGCTACGAGCTGCTGATGGCGGCGCTGGGCTACACGATGCAGATCTATCTTGATTTCTCGGGCTACAGCGACCTCTCCATCGGCATCGCCTCGCTGATGGGATTCCGCCTCGACGACAACTTCCGCTTCCCCTACCGCGCGCTCAACCTCACGGAGTTCTGGCGGCGCTGGCACATTTCCCTTTCGACCTGGTTCCGCGACTATGTCTACATCCCGCTGGGCGGCAACCGCAAGGGCGAGGCGCGCACCCTGCTCAACAACTTCCTGACGATGGTCGTGGCCGGCGTCTGGCACGGCTCCACCTGGATGTTCGTGCTCTGGGGCGCACTGCACGGCGCGGGCCTGGCGGTCCACAAGCTCTGCCGCGGCTGGCTCAAGAAGATCCCCGACAGCTGGCCGGTCAAGGCCGCCAGCTGGCTGCTGACGATGCTCTTCGTGATGGCGTGCTGGATCTTCTTCCGCGCCGGGAGCCTGCAGGACGTCGGGGAGATCTTCCGGCGGATCTTCACGGAATTCGACTTCGCCTACGCCGCGCCGTTCTGGGCCGCGCGCAGGCTCTGGTGCGTGGTGCTGGCCGTGGCAATGGCCGGCCTGCTGATACCGGAACGGACCTATAACCGCTTGCAGGCCATATTCGTACGGCTTCCGTGGATCGTCATTTTCGTCGTTTTCCTGCTGGCCGTCCAGCTGGTCATCCAGCTGCGCAGCGGCGACATCCAGCCGTTTATCTACTACCAGTTCTGA
- a CDS encoding Glyoxylase, beta-lactamase superfamily II, whose amino-acid sequence MKHHFILPALALALAAVACGPVTKVEVGPYTVSTIEKNVWHIQDYNKSNPAGETFDAEGNKTHFNSCSDIYLLVGEKEALVIDLSNPIDWADNAAESLRSIIAERAAGKPVTIAFTHNHGDHTGMLPAFVDDPDYKFALSVQDFGTPQFEGKFPEDRSEFIQEGYTFDLGGLEVIAIMVPGHTDGSLAYYVKGHDLLFTGDAVGSGHGVWIFNGAGFENYVAAIPHLLQALDFLGADKDRLQIYGGHYWQKDWLDLPKGRELGYDYLLEMQELCNRIETGTAQSEPSNLGHPVLDTYFRNGNAIVVWNAAQAEAYSKQYPEKFVCRDAGVVFHQIDEHTWVGNGHYCYNESVYLLEGEDRALLIDAGVYMPTLDKVVARLTDKPVTLALTHGHGDHVGSAPLFPEVWLHAADTALMRSNLQGYQGAVKLLSDGDVIDLGGRQVEVLYTPGHTSGSITFFDKANHYGFSGDAFGSSNLLLFAGPFSALAKTCTRTIAYMEKNGIEKLYPGHYHGDNPETLQRVKDELTLAREVLSGKRKGEAGEANGLNRYVRDFGVTIRYNEPDALR is encoded by the coding sequence ATGAAACACCACTTTATCCTGCCGGCCCTCGCGCTGGCCCTGGCGGCCGTCGCCTGCGGCCCCGTAACCAAAGTCGAAGTCGGTCCCTACACCGTCTCCACCATCGAAAAGAACGTCTGGCACATCCAGGACTACAACAAATCCAACCCGGCCGGAGAGACCTTCGACGCGGAAGGGAACAAGACGCATTTCAACAGCTGCTCCGATATCTATCTGCTTGTCGGCGAGAAAGAAGCGCTGGTCATCGACCTGTCCAACCCCATCGACTGGGCGGACAACGCCGCCGAGTCGCTCCGCTCCATCATCGCCGAGCGCGCGGCGGGCAAACCCGTGACCATCGCCTTCACCCACAACCACGGCGACCACACCGGCATGCTCCCCGCCTTCGTCGACGATCCGGACTACAAGTTCGCCCTGTCGGTCCAGGACTTCGGCACCCCGCAGTTCGAGGGCAAGTTCCCCGAGGACCGCAGCGAGTTCATCCAGGAGGGCTACACCTTTGACCTCGGCGGGCTGGAAGTCATCGCCATCATGGTTCCCGGCCACACGGACGGCTCGCTCGCCTACTATGTCAAAGGCCACGACCTGCTCTTCACGGGCGACGCGGTCGGCTCGGGCCACGGCGTGTGGATCTTCAACGGCGCCGGCTTCGAGAACTATGTCGCCGCCATCCCGCACCTGCTCCAGGCGCTCGACTTCCTCGGCGCCGACAAGGACCGCCTGCAGATCTACGGCGGCCACTACTGGCAGAAAGACTGGCTCGACCTCCCCAAGGGCCGCGAGCTGGGCTACGACTACCTGCTCGAGATGCAGGAGCTGTGCAACCGGATCGAGACCGGCACCGCCCAGAGCGAGCCGTCCAACCTCGGCCATCCGGTCCTCGACACCTACTTCCGCAACGGCAACGCCATCGTCGTCTGGAACGCCGCCCAGGCGGAAGCATACAGCAAACAATACCCGGAGAAATTCGTCTGCCGCGACGCCGGTGTCGTTTTCCACCAGATCGACGAGCACACCTGGGTCGGCAACGGCCACTACTGCTATAACGAATCCGTATACCTGCTCGAGGGCGAAGACCGCGCCCTGCTGATCGACGCGGGCGTCTATATGCCCACCCTCGACAAGGTCGTGGCCCGGCTCACCGACAAGCCCGTCACCCTGGCGCTCACCCACGGCCACGGCGACCACGTCGGCAGTGCGCCCCTCTTCCCGGAGGTCTGGCTCCATGCCGCCGACACCGCCCTCATGCGCTCCAACCTGCAGGGCTACCAGGGCGCGGTCAAACTCCTGTCCGACGGCGATGTCATCGACCTCGGCGGCCGCCAGGTCGAGGTGCTCTACACCCCGGGACACACCTCCGGCTCCATCACCTTCTTCGACAAGGCCAACCACTACGGCTTCAGCGGCGACGCCTTCGGTTCCAGCAACCTGCTGCTCTTCGCCGGCCCCTTCTCCGCGCTCGCCAAGACCTGCACCCGCACGATTGCCTACATGGAGAAGAACGGCATCGAGAAGCTCTACCCGGGCCATTACCACGGCGACAACCCCGAGACCCTGCAGCGCGTCAAGGACGAGCTCACGCTCGCCCGCGAGGTGCTCTCCGGCAAGCGCAAAGGCGAAGCCGGGGAGGCCAACGGCCTCAACCGCTACGTCCGCGACTTCGGCGTGACGATCCGCTACAACGAGCCCGACGCCCTGCGTTAA
- a CDS encoding Enterochelin esterase encodes MHTKTLWRAFFAAFALLLALPATGQEKKTFCNPLDLVVPGERSYRGGEPVVITYQDDYYLFVSHRKGYWYSPDFKDWTYVDAPDYPGGVVSVVEKDGALIGCSMNNKNVYKALDPKKGVWEKVGTFDSDRYGDANLFVDDDGRLYMYYGWSQLMPFKVVELDPTTFKEISEPKVLFFSDYRRHGFEKRTRDDVIYSIFGGRRDYFEEEYPWIEGPWMTKHNGKYYLQYAAIGLELLSYSHGVYVSDSPTGPFTYSQHNPLTFKTTGFAVGAGHGSTFHDKNGQLWTICMIPSSYGGAGRGSELAIFPTAVDAEGVMHSNEEFGDYPQFWPGTRTDAVDNNWTGWKLLSLKKKATASSTAEGFATANAVDENFLTNWAAETGEPGEWFQIDLGKVADIYAIQCNWDHIGAQMPARQGFGGPAPANPEFYQCFSVEVSLDGQKWTKVIDKPDNKLDLHHDYTELAKPAQGRFVKVTNTRQCHDGAKFSIKDLRVFGNPASAGSVKVADVKVVRNPEDRREAELLWEPVPGADGYIIRYGIEPGKLYNSYIVYDANSFKLHSLNTESEYTFEVESFDSGLDFFRQRSEEIDGTGGEVEINKRVPGRPAFSYGGNDQTKRVMIKEGQDRYVFDGIDPGFWTISHSYGPVLWSGELTEADLVGEGEPGIEAKLTEMGTGTQVTAEMWMKVERGAGAGRVVLEIRRQPRRGGWQWGGGMGAPQMGGVASPVVHPDNTVTFNYQDAKAKSVKVKTQFAGDQEMTRGENGVWTVTLGPVVPDMYPYSFDVDGVQVMDPQNPDWFPNETFKNSILDVRGSGEPLLHALKDVPHGSVDYVNYWSGSLGVFANAIVYTPPQYDKDKKKKYPVFYLISGTTDTEEVYFKVGRMNLILDNLLAEGKAKEMIIVLPYGNPSKYYPAGRAPRMGDLFTKDLINDLMPFVEKNYRTLNDRDHRAIGGFSRGGNQGLAAGLTNLDKFSWLCSYSSFTSTVLPGGVYDDPDINDKIHLFWLGVGTDDFLYGNAKDYMDFLDSKGIDNVKVFTDDKFGHTWMNAKYWLDESLPLLFQEKLPEFPKTQAPEAGKDQQLDGRVMARLFPAGVVSPEYNADGSVTFRCQAADAKKVELDCQMFPQAVPMTKGERGVWSVTVTPGKPDIYPYAFVIDGTKIADPNNMFIFPNEGFKYSLADVRGPEPSVQDIQDVPHGKVSYRFYHSNTCGIDRPLTVYTPAGYDPAGSERLPVLYLIHGMTDTYETWFKVGNVNNILDNLIAAGKAKRMIVVMPYANPYIEMMRQGLADRYDAMDTDRVAAEIINDVKPFIEANYKVKTSARDRAVAGFSLGGRQALATGLGHPEVFQSVCAMAPAIFGTEYENNFANGTYVPVKTLNKSYRLIWLGTGTSDFLIEPSRGLDAFLTENGVRHTFYTPDGGHTWMNCRDYLTRIAQLLFK; translated from the coding sequence ATGCACACAAAGACTCTCTGGCGCGCATTCTTCGCCGCCTTCGCCCTGCTCCTGGCCCTTCCGGCCACGGGACAGGAGAAAAAGACCTTCTGCAATCCGCTCGACCTGGTCGTTCCCGGCGAGCGCTCCTACCGGGGAGGCGAACCCGTCGTGATCACCTATCAGGACGACTACTACCTCTTCGTCTCGCACCGCAAGGGCTACTGGTACTCCCCCGACTTCAAGGACTGGACCTACGTGGACGCCCCGGATTATCCGGGCGGCGTCGTGTCCGTCGTGGAGAAGGACGGCGCCCTGATCGGCTGCTCGATGAACAACAAGAACGTCTACAAGGCCCTCGACCCGAAGAAAGGCGTCTGGGAGAAGGTCGGCACCTTCGACAGCGACCGCTACGGCGACGCCAACCTGTTCGTCGACGACGACGGCCGCCTCTATATGTACTACGGCTGGTCGCAGCTGATGCCCTTCAAGGTGGTCGAGCTCGACCCGACGACCTTCAAGGAGATCTCCGAGCCCAAAGTCCTCTTCTTCAGCGACTACCGCAGGCACGGCTTCGAGAAGCGCACCCGAGACGACGTGATCTACTCGATCTTCGGCGGCCGCCGCGACTATTTCGAGGAGGAATACCCCTGGATCGAAGGCCCGTGGATGACCAAGCACAACGGCAAATACTACCTCCAATACGCCGCCATCGGCCTTGAGCTCCTCTCCTACTCGCACGGCGTGTACGTGAGCGACAGCCCGACGGGCCCCTTCACCTACTCGCAGCACAACCCGCTGACCTTCAAGACCACGGGCTTCGCGGTGGGCGCCGGCCACGGCAGCACCTTCCACGACAAGAACGGCCAGCTCTGGACCATCTGCATGATCCCGTCCAGCTACGGCGGCGCGGGCCGCGGCTCCGAGCTCGCCATCTTCCCGACGGCGGTCGACGCCGAGGGCGTGATGCATTCCAACGAAGAATTCGGCGACTATCCGCAGTTCTGGCCGGGCACCCGCACCGACGCCGTGGACAACAACTGGACCGGCTGGAAACTCCTTTCCCTCAAGAAGAAAGCTACCGCCTCCTCCACCGCCGAGGGCTTCGCCACGGCCAATGCCGTGGACGAGAACTTCCTGACCAACTGGGCGGCCGAGACCGGCGAACCCGGCGAATGGTTCCAGATCGACCTCGGCAAGGTCGCCGACATCTATGCCATTCAGTGCAACTGGGACCACATCGGCGCGCAGATGCCGGCCCGCCAGGGCTTCGGCGGCCCCGCGCCCGCCAACCCGGAATTCTACCAGTGCTTCAGCGTGGAAGTGTCGCTGGACGGCCAGAAATGGACCAAGGTCATCGACAAACCCGACAATAAGCTCGACCTTCACCACGACTACACCGAGCTCGCCAAGCCCGCCCAAGGCCGTTTCGTGAAGGTCACCAACACCCGCCAGTGCCACGACGGCGCCAAGTTCAGCATCAAGGACCTGCGCGTGTTCGGCAACCCGGCCTCCGCCGGCTCCGTCAAGGTCGCGGACGTCAAGGTCGTCCGCAACCCGGAGGACCGCCGCGAGGCCGAACTCCTCTGGGAGCCCGTCCCGGGCGCCGACGGCTACATCATCCGCTACGGCATCGAGCCGGGCAAGCTCTACAACAGCTACATCGTCTACGACGCCAACTCCTTCAAGCTCCACAGCCTCAACACCGAGTCTGAATACACCTTCGAGGTCGAGTCCTTCGACTCCGGCCTGGACTTCTTCCGCCAGCGCAGCGAAGAGATCGACGGCACCGGCGGCGAAGTTGAGATCAACAAGCGCGTCCCCGGCCGCCCCGCTTTCAGCTACGGCGGCAACGACCAGACCAAGCGCGTGATGATCAAGGAAGGCCAGGACCGCTACGTCTTCGACGGCATCGACCCGGGCTTCTGGACCATCAGCCACAGCTACGGCCCCGTCCTCTGGTCGGGTGAGCTGACCGAAGCCGACCTCGTCGGCGAAGGCGAACCGGGCATCGAGGCCAAGCTGACCGAGATGGGCACCGGCACCCAGGTCACCGCCGAGATGTGGATGAAGGTCGAGCGCGGCGCCGGGGCCGGCCGCGTCGTCCTCGAGATCCGGCGCCAGCCCCGCCGCGGCGGCTGGCAGTGGGGCGGCGGCATGGGCGCCCCGCAGATGGGCGGCGTGGCCTCGCCGGTCGTGCATCCCGACAACACCGTCACCTTCAACTACCAGGACGCCAAGGCCAAGTCCGTCAAGGTCAAGACCCAGTTCGCCGGCGACCAGGAGATGACCCGGGGCGAGAACGGCGTCTGGACCGTCACCCTCGGTCCCGTGGTCCCGGATATGTATCCCTACAGCTTCGACGTGGACGGCGTGCAGGTGATGGACCCGCAGAACCCCGACTGGTTCCCCAACGAGACCTTCAAGAACAGCATCCTGGACGTCCGCGGCAGCGGTGAGCCCCTGCTCCACGCCCTCAAGGACGTGCCGCACGGCAGCGTGGACTATGTCAACTACTGGTCCGGGAGCCTCGGCGTGTTCGCCAACGCCATCGTCTATACCCCGCCGCAGTACGACAAGGACAAGAAGAAGAAATATCCCGTCTTCTACCTCATCAGCGGCACCACCGACACCGAGGAAGTGTACTTCAAGGTCGGCCGGATGAACCTCATCCTCGACAACCTCCTCGCGGAGGGCAAGGCCAAGGAGATGATCATCGTCCTCCCCTACGGCAACCCGTCCAAGTACTACCCGGCGGGCCGCGCCCCGCGCATGGGCGACCTCTTCACCAAGGACCTCATCAATGACCTGATGCCCTTCGTGGAGAAGAACTACCGCACCCTCAACGACCGCGACCACCGCGCCATCGGCGGCTTCTCCCGCGGCGGCAACCAGGGCCTCGCAGCAGGCCTGACCAACCTCGACAAATTCTCCTGGCTGTGCTCCTACAGCTCCTTCACCAGCACCGTCCTGCCGGGCGGCGTCTATGACGACCCGGACATCAACGACAAGATCCACCTCTTCTGGCTGGGCGTCGGCACGGACGATTTCCTCTACGGCAACGCCAAGGACTATATGGACTTCCTTGACAGCAAGGGCATCGACAACGTCAAGGTGTTCACCGACGACAAGTTCGGCCACACCTGGATGAACGCCAAGTACTGGCTCGACGAGTCCCTCCCGCTCCTCTTCCAGGAAAAGCTGCCGGAGTTCCCCAAGACCCAGGCGCCGGAGGCCGGCAAAGACCAGCAGCTCGACGGGCGCGTCATGGCCCGCCTCTTCCCTGCCGGCGTCGTGTCGCCCGAATACAACGCCGACGGCTCCGTGACCTTCCGCTGCCAGGCGGCGGACGCCAAGAAGGTCGAGCTGGACTGCCAGATGTTCCCGCAAGCCGTTCCGATGACGAAGGGCGAGCGCGGCGTCTGGAGCGTCACCGTGACGCCGGGCAAGCCGGACATCTATCCCTACGCCTTCGTGATCGACGGGACCAAGATCGCCGACCCCAACAACATGTTCATCTTCCCCAACGAAGGGTTCAAATACTCCCTCGCCGACGTGCGCGGTCCGGAACCGTCCGTCCAGGACATCCAGGACGTGCCGCACGGCAAGGTCTCGTACCGTTTCTACCACTCCAACACCTGCGGCATCGACCGTCCGCTGACCGTCTACACGCCGGCCGGCTATGACCCCGCGGGCAGCGAGCGCCTGCCGGTCCTCTACCTCATCCACGGCATGACCGACACCTACGAGACCTGGTTCAAGGTGGGCAACGTCAACAATATCCTCGACAACCTGATCGCCGCCGGCAAGGCCAAACGGATGATCGTGGTGATGCCCTACGCCAACCCGTACATCGAGATGATGCGCCAGGGCCTCGCCGACCGCTATGACGCCATGGACACCGACCGCGTGGCCGCGGAAATCATCAACGACGTCAAGCCCTTCATCGAGGCCAACTACAAGGTCAAGACCTCCGCGCGCGACCGCGCCGTCGCCGGCTTCTCGCTCGGCGGCCGCCAGGCGCTCGCCACCGGCCTGGGCCATCCGGAGGTGTTCCAGTCGGTCTGCGCCATGGCACCGGCCATCTTCGGCACCGAATACGAGAACAACTTCGCCAACGGCACCTATGTCCCCGTCAAGACCCTCAACAAGAGCTACAGGCTCATCTGGCTGGGCACCGGCACCTCCGACTTCCTGATCGAGCCGTCGCGCGGCCTGGACGCCTTCCTGACGGAGAACGGCGTCAGGCACACCTTCTACACCCCCGACGGAGGCCACACCTGGATGAACTGCCGCGACTACCTGACCCGCATCGCCCAGCTCCTCTTCAAATAA